A region of Gracilinanus agilis isolate LMUSP501 chromosome 3, AgileGrace, whole genome shotgun sequence DNA encodes the following proteins:
- the LOC123238883 gene encoding ecto-ADP-ribosyltransferase 5-like, giving the protein MDLKWKIITIIILITFAIVALVTYELKVGFRKNYMSLELNAFDDQYIGCETEMMKNAEILLANEREKDPQLNDVWKKAEERWNTLQNLNVRHIEKPFAIAVIAYTNLEIPFYRRFNNAVRTCCKSRNDYMKNFHFKAFHFYLTRAVQRLAGPCMTVHRGISLKFYPGKTSKMRFGQFASSSMDINVAKSFSGDSGTLYSMTTCIGASIQHLSYEASQKEVLIPPYQVFNMTTFESSSSGLHTVSLKNLGVCSNFNCAYVKGEKKNICLS; this is encoded by the exons ATGGACCTTAAATGGAaaattatcaccatcatcatacTTATAACTTTTGCAATTGTTGCACTGGTTACATATGAA cTAAAAGTTGGATTTAGGAAAAATTACATGAGCCTTGAACTCAATGCTTTTGATGACCAATATATAGGATGTGAAACAGAGATGATGAAGAATGCAGAAATTCTCTTGgctaatgaaagagaaaaggacccCCAGTTAAATGATGTATGGAAGAAAGCAGAGGAGAGATGGAATACCCTTCAAAATCTCAATGTGAGGCACATCGAGAAGCCTTTTGCAATTGCTGTCATTGCCTACACCAACCTTGAGATTCCATTTTATAGGAGATTTAATAATGCAGTCAGAACATGTTGTAAATCCAGAAATGATTACATGAAAAATTTCCATTTCAaagctttccatttttatttgacaCGAGCTGTCCAGCGTCTTGCAGGACCGTGCATGACTGTGCACAGGGGCATAAGTTTGAAATTCTATCCTGGCAAGACAAGTAAAATGCGCTTTGGCCAATTTGCCTCATCATCTATGGATATAAATGTGGCCAAAAGTTTTTCAGGGGACTCAGGGACACTCTACAGCATGACCACTTGTATTGGAGCTTCCATCCAACATCTATCATATGAAGCATCACAAAAGGAAGTGTTGATCCCACCATATCAAGTCTTCAACATGACCActtttgaatccagttcctctgGCCTCCACACAGTCAGCCTCAAAAATTTAGGTGTCTGTAGTAACTTTAATTGCGCATACGTAAAAG gagagaagaaaaacatctgtCTTTCCTAA